From the genome of Candidatus Eremiobacteraceae bacterium, one region includes:
- a CDS encoding FliM/FliN family flagellar motor switch protein gives MNAARVSLDDLADVSLDVRIVLGRGSAKISDVLAYAPGSVVSLDVAPDAPVALLVNGVAVAEGDLVLADDGTLGVEILRVISGAEGAAS, from the coding sequence GTGAACGCGGCGCGCGTTTCGCTCGATGATCTCGCCGACGTATCGCTCGACGTGCGGATCGTCCTCGGTCGCGGGTCCGCGAAAATCTCCGATGTCCTTGCCTATGCACCGGGGTCTGTGGTTTCGCTCGACGTCGCGCCCGACGCGCCGGTCGCCCTCCTCGTCAACGGCGTTGCGGTCGCCGAAGGCGATCTCGTCCTTGCCGACGACGGTACGTTGGGCGTCGAAATCCTCAGAGTAATCTCGGGCGCGGAAGGCGCCGCATCCTAG
- a CDS encoding HD domain-containing protein encodes MKRFNELRSDADILALIEASNRVLAAMNYTDHGRRHVTLVARTAAKILGDLGFDEPTQDLTAIAALLHDIGNVAGRNSHAAAGATMSYALLTARGFSVADAADVAAAIGNHDESEHGVPVNVHGAALIIADKADIHRSRVRTSRADDFDVHDRVNHAVTTAQLKTDAAAKHIVLELTADLSGATLAEILEIFEARFAMSAEAARFLGCSYAVRVNGEQVA; translated from the coding sequence ATGAAGCGTTTCAACGAACTCCGCAGCGACGCCGACATCCTCGCGCTCATCGAGGCGTCCAACCGGGTGCTCGCCGCGATGAACTACACGGATCACGGACGACGTCACGTGACGCTCGTGGCGCGCACCGCAGCCAAAATTTTGGGAGATCTGGGTTTCGATGAGCCGACGCAGGATCTCACGGCGATCGCCGCACTGCTGCACGACATCGGCAACGTCGCCGGCCGGAACTCGCACGCCGCGGCGGGCGCCACGATGTCCTATGCGCTGCTCACGGCGCGCGGTTTCTCCGTCGCCGACGCTGCCGACGTCGCGGCGGCGATCGGCAATCACGACGAGTCCGAACACGGCGTGCCGGTGAACGTACATGGTGCCGCGCTCATCATCGCGGATAAGGCGGACATCCATCGCTCGCGCGTGCGGACGAGCCGAGCCGATGACTTCGACGTCCACGACCGCGTCAATCACGCCGTGACGACAGCGCAGTTGAAGACGGACGCGGCGGCAAAACACATCGTGCTGGAACTCACCGCCGATCTCTCCGGCGCCACGCTCGCCGAAATATTGGAGATATTCGAGGCGCGATTTGCCATGAGCGCGGAGGCCGCGCGATTCTTGGGCTGTTCGTATGCCGTGAGGGTGAACGGCGAGCAGGTCGCGTGA
- a CDS encoding flagellar type III secretion system pore protein FliP, whose protein sequence is MTHHPAALPQAGTPIDLVLGFFALSIVPLVAIAATSFTRIIVVLGLLRTALGSASLPPNAVLAALAMMLTAAVMAPTLSKIDRIAVRPYVARQLTPTQAIARGIEPLREFMLRQARRSDVAAFSHIAGLPPSDPRNAPFIVAAPAFLVGELRTAFAMGFALMLPFAVIDMVTAAVLMSLGMFMVSPTSIALPIKLLLFVAADGWTLVASALAASFK, encoded by the coding sequence ATGACGCATCATCCTGCGGCACTCCCGCAGGCCGGCACACCAATCGACCTCGTGCTCGGCTTCTTCGCGCTTTCAATCGTGCCGCTGGTCGCGATCGCCGCGACATCGTTCACGCGAATCATCGTCGTGCTGGGTCTGCTTCGGACGGCGCTGGGCAGCGCATCGCTTCCGCCAAACGCCGTTCTCGCTGCGCTTGCGATGATGCTGACGGCGGCCGTCATGGCGCCGACGCTTTCGAAAATCGATCGCATTGCGGTGCGGCCGTACGTCGCGCGGCAGCTCACGCCGACACAAGCCATCGCCCGAGGCATCGAACCGCTACGCGAGTTCATGCTTCGGCAGGCGCGACGATCGGATGTCGCGGCCTTTTCCCACATCGCGGGCTTGCCGCCGAGCGATCCGCGTAACGCGCCCTTCATAGTCGCTGCGCCCGCATTTCTCGTCGGAGAATTGCGCACAGCGTTCGCTATGGGCTTCGCGCTGATGTTGCCGTTCGCCGTGATCGATATGGTCACCGCGGCGGTGTTGATGTCGCTCGGCATGTTCATGGTCTCACCCACGTCCATCGCTCTGCCGATCAAACTGCTCTTATTCGTGGCGGCCGACGGATGGACGCTCGTGGCTTCCGCGCTCGCCGCATCGTTCAAGTGA
- a CDS encoding flagellar biosynthesis protein FlhA, producing MDHPHAWSARRRGVRRAAGDVTNAGPGGAVLAGAVLAIVAMLVVPLPPAVLDALLALDIMAACTVLVAALSVQNPLELSAFPSLVLIATLFRLSLDVSATRLILTQGDVPGGAGTVIPAFGEFVMRGNVIVGLLLFIILLVVQLVVVTNGTQRVAEVAARFTLDAMPGKQMAIDADLHAGLLDPATARVRRRAVQAEADFYGAMDGAGKFVRGDAIAAVVIVAVNLIAGFAIGVLQKHLDPGAAAQTFALLSIGNAMATTLPAFLISTAAGVMVTRAAGDTGLGDDLARQLSAHPHALRAVGGAMLLLGLAPGMPHIAFVALGAGAFGMAYIADRARESADRAAATEEARRKRSEARGPSGAVSLVGVDQLAIEVGEALLPLLEEPAGSALLSRIASLRTIVAMELGLILPSVRVRDDLRLPTRGYAVRVRDRVAARGELHPDRSLAIGDDPALSAMPGEPCRDPITGEKAAWVSPRDGERLTSSESAVVVDPIAVLTSALARAVRTHAHALLGRQEVQALLDHVRRTHPAAVKGVVPELASLGLVQRVLQHLVREGVSIRDVVAVLETIADEAEGTKDAVAIGEAVRSRLAAAICATVADADGVIRATILSPNVEERMTAALVVSDRGPLVGLDPPQALAIRDALQNMHARTGRRAVIVCREKLRPALARFVESAGVVATVLGIHEIAPGYALSIEETVSI from the coding sequence GTGGATCATCCGCACGCGTGGAGCGCTCGCCGGCGCGGAGTCCGACGCGCCGCAGGCGACGTGACGAACGCCGGACCGGGCGGAGCCGTGCTTGCAGGCGCGGTGCTTGCCATAGTCGCGATGCTGGTCGTGCCATTGCCGCCGGCGGTGCTGGACGCTTTGCTCGCGCTCGACATCATGGCCGCATGCACCGTTCTCGTGGCCGCGCTTTCCGTGCAAAACCCGCTCGAACTCTCGGCGTTCCCTTCGCTGGTGCTCATCGCCACACTGTTCCGGCTTAGTCTCGATGTCTCCGCAACGCGGCTGATCCTCACTCAAGGCGACGTTCCAGGCGGTGCCGGAACGGTTATCCCCGCATTCGGCGAGTTCGTGATGCGCGGCAACGTGATCGTCGGGCTGCTGCTCTTCATCATCCTTCTCGTCGTCCAACTGGTCGTCGTGACCAATGGCACGCAGCGAGTTGCCGAAGTAGCAGCGCGCTTCACGCTCGATGCGATGCCGGGCAAACAGATGGCGATCGACGCAGACTTGCACGCAGGACTTCTGGATCCGGCGACGGCGCGCGTCAGGCGCCGCGCCGTTCAGGCCGAGGCCGACTTCTACGGTGCTATGGATGGCGCCGGCAAGTTCGTTCGGGGCGATGCGATCGCTGCCGTCGTCATCGTCGCCGTGAATCTCATCGCGGGCTTTGCCATCGGCGTGCTGCAGAAGCATCTCGACCCTGGGGCAGCCGCGCAGACTTTCGCCCTGCTCTCTATCGGCAACGCGATGGCGACGACGCTGCCGGCATTTCTCATCTCGACTGCGGCGGGCGTTATGGTCACGCGCGCAGCGGGCGACACGGGCCTGGGGGACGACCTCGCGCGTCAATTGTCGGCGCACCCGCACGCGTTGCGCGCGGTCGGCGGTGCGATGCTCCTCCTCGGGTTAGCACCGGGCATGCCGCACATCGCCTTCGTCGCGCTCGGCGCCGGCGCGTTCGGAATGGCGTACATCGCCGATCGCGCGCGCGAATCTGCCGATCGCGCGGCCGCAACAGAAGAAGCTCGACGAAAACGATCGGAGGCGCGTGGACCGTCCGGCGCCGTCTCTCTGGTCGGCGTCGATCAGCTCGCGATCGAGGTCGGTGAAGCGCTCTTGCCGCTGCTCGAAGAGCCGGCGGGCTCGGCGCTGCTCTCGCGCATCGCAAGTCTTCGAACGATCGTCGCCATGGAGCTTGGCCTGATCTTGCCAAGCGTGCGCGTGCGCGATGATCTGCGCCTCCCCACGCGCGGATATGCCGTACGCGTGCGCGACCGCGTCGCGGCGCGCGGCGAGCTTCACCCCGACCGCAGCTTGGCGATCGGTGACGATCCGGCGCTCTCTGCGATGCCCGGCGAGCCGTGCCGCGACCCGATAACGGGAGAGAAGGCCGCGTGGGTATCGCCGCGCGACGGCGAGCGGCTGACATCCAGTGAGAGCGCCGTCGTCGTAGATCCGATCGCCGTGCTGACGTCAGCGCTTGCCCGAGCGGTGCGCACGCACGCGCATGCGCTGCTCGGACGTCAAGAAGTGCAGGCGCTTTTGGATCACGTGCGGCGAACGCATCCCGCGGCAGTGAAGGGCGTCGTACCGGAATTGGCGAGCCTCGGTCTTGTCCAGCGCGTGTTGCAGCATCTCGTGCGCGAGGGCGTTTCGATTCGCGACGTCGTCGCGGTCCTGGAAACCATCGCCGATGAGGCAGAAGGGACAAAAGATGCCGTCGCGATCGGTGAAGCCGTCCGCTCAAGACTCGCAGCGGCCATCTGCGCCACCGTCGCGGATGCCGACGGCGTGATCCGCGCGACGATTCTGAGTCCGAACGTCGAAGAGCGAATGACCGCAGCGCTCGTCGTGAGCGATCGCGGTCCATTGGTCGGACTCGATCCCCCACAGGCGCTCGCGATCCGCGATGCGTTGCAGAACATGCATGCGCGCACAGGCCGGCGCGCCGTTATCGTGTGCCGAGAGAAACTCCGACCTGCATTGGCGCGGTTCGTGGAAAGCGCCGGCGTGGTTGCGACAGTCCTCGGCATCCATGAGATCGCGCCGGGGTATGCTCTCTCAATAGAAGAAACCGTATCCATATGA
- a CDS encoding flagellar biosynthetic protein FliQ, translating into MDARGFRARRIVQVIPAAAAAQALFAVAMKTAALIALPTVAAVAAVGVAVGIIQTIVQVQDQNVSFLPKLLAVGMMAAAFGGLALAELVALFQEIARVLPAIARY; encoded by the coding sequence ATGGACGCTCGTGGCTTCCGCGCTCGCCGCATCGTTCAAGTGATACCGGCGGCTGCCGCGGCGCAAGCGCTCTTTGCTGTTGCCATGAAAACGGCGGCGCTCATCGCGCTGCCGACGGTCGCAGCCGTGGCCGCCGTCGGCGTCGCGGTCGGCATCATACAGACGATCGTGCAGGTGCAAGACCAAAACGTCTCGTTCCTACCGAAGCTCCTTGCGGTGGGAATGATGGCGGCCGCCTTCGGCGGCCTCGCCTTGGCGGAGCTAGTGGCGCTATTTCAGGAGATCGCTCGCGTGCTGCCGGCGATAGCGCGCTACTAG
- the secD gene encoding protein translocase subunit SecD: MFWFRWKHPIKMLVIIGLCVGCWFLFTPVAKTVHLGLDLQGGLRTLVELEPNDQYKTITADLQDEELQVLENRLNQLGTSEITFSKVGLDRINIEMPGLTDPHQALQLIQQAAVLEMRPLTAAQVNKALAQIGGGLNPSYDPKFDSYKASGPPVITGDDLAHSEVAYGQGGGAPVVTFTLKSDGARRFLEWTRKNIGNPLPIFLDKKLVEAPTIQGAIGASGQIEGNFTTDQAVLLANELNSGALKVPTRVIETENVGPVLGKIDLQKSLTASLVGLGIVLLFMLVVYRVPGLLADLALVVYCFLMLGYVTYFGVVLTLPGIAGFVLSIGMAVDANVLIFERIKEELWAGRTTRAAVGVGFKRAFTTVFDSHVTTIVGAAVLYWLGTGTVKGFALTLLVGTVFSLLTAVNITRAFTDVVVDNDIANQPVWYGA; encoded by the coding sequence ATGTTCTGGTTTCGTTGGAAGCATCCCATCAAGATGCTCGTCATCATCGGCCTTTGCGTCGGCTGCTGGTTCCTTTTCACGCCCGTCGCCAAAACGGTGCACCTCGGCCTAGACCTGCAGGGCGGCTTGCGCACGCTCGTGGAGCTCGAGCCCAACGACCAGTACAAGACGATCACCGCTGATCTGCAAGACGAAGAGCTGCAAGTGCTCGAGAACCGGCTCAACCAGCTCGGCACGAGCGAGATAACATTTTCGAAAGTCGGTCTTGACCGCATCAACATCGAGATGCCCGGTCTGACCGATCCGCATCAAGCGCTGCAGCTGATCCAGCAGGCGGCAGTGCTCGAGATGCGGCCGTTGACAGCGGCGCAAGTCAACAAGGCGCTGGCGCAGATCGGCGGCGGTCTGAACCCGTCGTACGATCCAAAATTCGACTCGTACAAAGCATCCGGACCGCCCGTCATCACCGGCGACGACCTTGCGCACAGCGAAGTGGCCTACGGTCAGGGCGGCGGCGCACCGGTCGTGACGTTCACGCTGAAGAGCGATGGGGCGCGGCGCTTCCTCGAGTGGACGCGCAAGAACATCGGCAACCCGCTGCCGATCTTCCTCGACAAAAAGCTCGTCGAAGCGCCCACCATCCAGGGAGCGATCGGCGCGTCGGGCCAGATCGAGGGCAATTTCACCACCGATCAAGCCGTGCTGCTCGCGAACGAATTGAATTCCGGCGCGCTAAAAGTTCCGACGCGCGTCATCGAAACGGAAAACGTCGGCCCGGTGCTCGGCAAGATCGATCTCCAGAAGTCGCTGACGGCCTCGCTCGTCGGGCTCGGCATCGTGCTGCTGTTCATGCTCGTGGTCTACCGCGTGCCCGGCTTGCTCGCCGACCTCGCGCTCGTCGTCTACTGCTTCCTCATGCTCGGCTACGTCACGTATTTCGGGGTCGTGCTCACGCTGCCGGGCATCGCCGGATTTGTGCTCTCCATCGGTATGGCCGTGGACGCAAACGTGCTGATCTTCGAGCGCATCAAAGAAGAGCTGTGGGCCGGGCGCACGACCCGCGCGGCGGTGGGCGTCGGCTTCAAGCGCGCCTTTACCACGGTCTTCGACTCGCACGTCACCACGATCGTCGGCGCCGCGGTGCTGTACTGGCTCGGCACCGGTACGGTCAAAGGTTTTGCGCTGACGCTGCTCGTCGGCACCGTGTTCTCGCTGTTGACCGCCGTTAACATCACGCGCGCCTTCACTGACGTGGTCGTGGACAACGACATCGCGAACCAGCCCGTCTGGTACGGGGCATAG
- a CDS encoding FliM/FliN family flagellar motor C-terminal domain-containing protein, with the protein MSTTHRRVIWSRPNRARCSPPEWLPKLAQGIAQRSRETFRGHLDITYGEPERGVYASGPAGDRAWLALHDLGVAWCTVDLRSQAALLAMVIGGQGAERETPIERSIVGEAIERLISVDDFRLVRWSETAIERPAGDCCWRCNVEVTSQSTRCAILQLFAPATGRDLVGEANEPCVSARDIGRVPVKVRCELRKVRSSLARILAWTPGTIVPLDSHALARVDLLVENSTIANGRLGSVETYTFARVRAVEIEHLAAAPAA; encoded by the coding sequence GTGAGCACGACGCATCGGCGCGTGATCTGGTCGCGTCCGAATCGCGCGCGCTGTTCGCCGCCGGAGTGGTTGCCAAAACTTGCGCAAGGAATCGCACAGCGGTCCCGTGAGACGTTCCGCGGACACCTCGACATCACGTATGGTGAACCGGAGCGCGGCGTCTATGCAAGTGGACCGGCCGGCGACAGAGCCTGGCTTGCGCTCCACGACCTTGGCGTCGCCTGGTGCACTGTCGACTTGCGCTCGCAGGCGGCGCTGCTCGCGATGGTTATCGGCGGACAGGGCGCGGAGCGTGAAACGCCTATCGAGCGGTCGATCGTCGGTGAAGCCATCGAAAGGTTGATCAGCGTCGACGACTTTCGCCTTGTTCGATGGTCCGAGACGGCCATCGAAAGACCCGCCGGCGATTGTTGTTGGCGCTGCAATGTGGAAGTAACGTCGCAGTCAACCCGATGCGCGATCCTGCAGCTCTTCGCGCCCGCCACCGGTCGCGATCTTGTGGGAGAAGCGAACGAACCATGCGTTTCCGCGCGAGACATCGGCCGCGTGCCAGTGAAGGTTCGGTGCGAACTGCGTAAGGTCAGATCGTCGCTAGCGCGGATCCTTGCCTGGACTCCGGGAACAATCGTGCCGCTAGATTCGCACGCTCTCGCGCGCGTAGACCTGCTCGTCGAAAACTCCACTATCGCAAACGGCCGGCTCGGTTCGGTGGAGACGTACACCTTTGCGCGTGTGCGTGCCGTGGAGATCGAGCATCTCGCCGCCGCGCCGGCCGCGTGA
- a CDS encoding flagellar basal body rod C-terminal domain-containing protein has translation MLDPQVILADARRGSIEGAVGDAPDRPGLLVGEPVSNDVRTTVPAGSPLAVAINGSGLFVVLRNGVKRYARRGDFQIDAKGHLTDRSGSLALGFRVNDAGAPTSGLVVCQVPAVDMAAQRYSSYRIDERGILFGEAERVDGTTGRRQTRSNPIARLALAIFPAPERLARDGDVLLAATSAAGDPVIVSPGEPGVSRLRVRMLEAGTVDVEGDLARLWAARRQLDAQVAIASATDRDARTALGLVK, from the coding sequence ATGCTTGATCCGCAGGTGATTCTTGCCGATGCTCGCCGAGGCTCGATTGAAGGAGCTGTCGGCGATGCGCCCGATCGGCCGGGACTGCTCGTCGGAGAGCCGGTATCGAACGATGTACGCACCACCGTACCAGCCGGTTCGCCGCTTGCGGTAGCGATCAACGGATCCGGACTCTTCGTCGTGCTGCGAAACGGCGTAAAGCGCTATGCCCGCCGCGGCGACTTCCAGATCGACGCAAAAGGACACCTCACCGATCGTTCGGGTTCGCTTGCACTAGGCTTCCGCGTCAACGATGCGGGCGCTCCGACTTCGGGTCTGGTCGTCTGCCAAGTGCCCGCCGTCGATATGGCGGCGCAACGATATTCAAGCTATCGCATCGATGAGCGAGGCATTCTCTTCGGCGAAGCCGAGCGAGTCGATGGCACGACTGGCCGACGCCAGACAAGGAGCAACCCTATCGCACGTTTGGCGCTGGCGATCTTTCCGGCGCCCGAACGTCTCGCGCGCGATGGCGACGTGCTCTTGGCGGCAACGAGCGCTGCCGGCGATCCCGTAATCGTCTCTCCCGGAGAACCGGGCGTATCGCGCTTACGAGTGCGCATGCTTGAGGCCGGCACGGTCGATGTCGAGGGAGACCTCGCGCGCCTTTGGGCAGCCCGACGGCAACTGGATGCGCAAGTCGCAATCGCATCAGCCACCGACCGCGATGCGCGCACGGCGCTTGGTCTCGTGAAGTGA
- the secF gene encoding protein translocase subunit SecF, which produces MFFRNLKWDIVGQRNIWFGVSGIIIIAGIIALFIHHGLPLGLSFTGGSTIDVKFSQSVTEEQVHSALMKMDVNAIDAGDRDAAKQTAIRAEYADIISGAETLQLATKSGDIAQNDRITISTQGAISDPSPIYDTLDKAGFKVDRGQSQNTAVGPSLSKEYLQRSLLALVIALGLQLLYIAFRFGNQLRFGVIADIALLHDVIVMVGIYALANRKADDAFLAALLTVIGYSVMDSIVIFDRIRENGRLMADQPYDKMVNVSLLQTMTRSVYTLATVLIVLFALYFFGGDTLKNFAFALLVGVTSGAYSSIFIASPLLVMWQQRTARARAGAHAAALARESSTRQAPATQKNAQSAARAAETADRAKRAKTKTPTGPPPRYRRMRDRVPASANADGGDDAGTVRSDFENGADADGADEAR; this is translated from the coding sequence ATGTTCTTTCGCAATCTGAAGTGGGATATCGTCGGCCAGCGGAACATCTGGTTCGGCGTGTCCGGCATCATCATCATCGCCGGCATCATCGCGCTCTTCATCCATCACGGTCTGCCGCTCGGCCTTTCGTTCACCGGCGGTTCCACGATCGACGTCAAGTTCAGCCAGTCGGTGACCGAAGAGCAAGTGCATTCGGCGCTGATGAAGATGGACGTAAACGCGATCGACGCAGGCGACCGGGATGCCGCGAAACAGACCGCCATCCGCGCCGAATACGCCGATATCATCTCCGGCGCCGAGACGCTCCAGCTCGCGACCAAGAGCGGCGACATCGCGCAAAACGATCGGATCACGATCTCGACGCAAGGCGCCATAAGCGATCCAAGCCCGATCTACGACACGCTCGACAAAGCCGGCTTTAAGGTCGATCGGGGGCAGAGTCAGAACACCGCGGTCGGACCAAGTCTGAGCAAGGAATACCTGCAGCGGTCGCTGCTCGCGCTCGTGATCGCGCTCGGACTGCAGCTGCTCTACATCGCATTCCGCTTCGGCAATCAGCTGCGCTTCGGCGTCATCGCCGACATCGCGCTGCTGCACGACGTCATCGTGATGGTCGGCATCTACGCGCTTGCGAACCGCAAGGCCGACGATGCGTTCCTCGCGGCGCTGCTCACCGTCATCGGCTACTCGGTCATGGATTCGATCGTCATCTTCGACCGGATCCGCGAGAACGGCCGGCTCATGGCGGACCAGCCGTACGACAAGATGGTGAACGTCTCGCTGCTGCAGACGATGACGCGGTCGGTGTATACGCTCGCGACAGTGTTGATCGTGTTGTTCGCGCTGTACTTCTTCGGCGGCGATACCTTGAAGAATTTCGCCTTCGCGCTCTTGGTGGGCGTGACGAGCGGCGCGTATTCCTCCATCTTCATCGCGAGTCCGCTGCTCGTCATGTGGCAGCAGCGCACCGCGCGCGCTCGGGCCGGGGCTCACGCCGCGGCGCTCGCGCGTGAATCCTCGACCCGCCAAGCGCCGGCGACGCAGAAAAACGCGCAATCGGCGGCGAGAGCCGCAGAGACGGCCGACCGCGCGAAGCGGGCGAAGACGAAGACCCCCACCGGTCCGCCGCCGCGCTACCGCCGGATGCGCGATCGCGTTCCCGCGAGCGCGAACGCCGACGGCGGCGACGACGCAGGCACCGTGAGATCGGACTTCGAGAATGGCGCAGACGCCGACGGAGCCGACGAGGCTCGCTGA
- a CDS encoding EscU/YscU/HrcU family type III secretion system export apparatus switch protein, translating to MNDDESRSLPPTQRRIADALARGQCARSPVAVSAFSIAAMCTLVSGVPSGVAAWRTAFDSTVRSIAAGHIEPHELLSNAFATLESTTTWIIVAIAWAAATSAALAAAQACGRLSFATGAFRVQPARLAIGSGLTRLVKPDFLGAIVGGVGAIATAYVAYVVARSWSQIFVGDHSFTDTFALLGAAIADLWRRTAIAALVLAAADIIIQRRRFRDGLRMTPRELKEERAETDGRPEVKARRRGVAAKRARDVRIAAIKRATAVVTNPSHIAVALRYAPPDIDVPVVVARGADLRAGIVRGGAENFGVPIVESPELARMLYAQVELDAAIPEACYTAVAAIFAWIIRTRGALAGAESDAPQAT from the coding sequence ATGAACGACGACGAATCGCGCTCGCTTCCTCCGACGCAGCGACGAATTGCCGACGCTCTTGCGCGCGGCCAGTGCGCGCGCAGCCCCGTCGCTGTCTCAGCCTTCTCGATCGCTGCGATGTGCACGCTTGTCTCCGGGGTGCCGAGCGGTGTCGCCGCGTGGCGCACCGCATTCGACTCGACCGTGCGATCCATAGCAGCCGGCCACATAGAACCACACGAGCTCCTCTCAAATGCTTTCGCGACGCTTGAGAGCACGACCACGTGGATCATCGTCGCGATCGCGTGGGCGGCCGCTACCAGCGCGGCACTCGCCGCGGCGCAGGCGTGCGGCAGACTATCGTTTGCGACGGGAGCGTTTCGAGTGCAGCCGGCGCGATTGGCGATCGGATCCGGACTGACGCGACTGGTGAAACCGGATTTCCTCGGGGCGATCGTCGGAGGCGTCGGCGCCATCGCCACGGCATACGTCGCGTACGTCGTCGCGCGTTCGTGGTCTCAAATATTCGTTGGCGATCATTCGTTCACGGATACATTCGCGCTGCTCGGGGCTGCGATCGCCGATCTCTGGCGCCGCACGGCCATTGCGGCACTCGTGCTTGCGGCTGCCGACATCATCATCCAACGCCGCCGCTTCCGCGATGGCCTGCGGATGACGCCCCGCGAATTGAAGGAGGAGCGCGCAGAAACAGACGGCCGGCCCGAAGTCAAAGCGCGCCGCCGAGGCGTGGCGGCAAAGCGGGCGCGCGACGTGCGCATCGCGGCGATCAAGCGCGCGACCGCGGTGGTGACCAATCCGTCACATATCGCGGTCGCGCTGCGCTATGCGCCCCCGGACATCGACGTTCCGGTCGTGGTCGCGCGCGGCGCGGACTTGCGCGCCGGCATCGTTCGGGGAGGGGCGGAGAACTTCGGCGTGCCGATCGTGGAATCTCCGGAACTAGCACGGATGCTGTATGCGCAGGTCGAGCTTGACGCGGCGATTCCGGAAGCGTGTTATACGGCGGTGGCAGCGATCTTCGCGTGGATCATCCGCACGCGTGGAGCGCTCGCCGGCGCGGAGTCCGACGCGCCGCAGGCGACGTGA
- a CDS encoding flagellar biosynthetic protein FliR: MFATPAFAIGFARAAAFAAAMPLGRARSVPRVTRVIIAVALTPLFAQHVSHADANVEDAASLARAALSNALQGAAVGLCATIVAGAAAAAGALFDAAVASQTLPVRDVFGESGPIAGLSATLFAWFLMGSGGFERLVTACISGPGGTPHVQTVALLGSAFLQIALSAGAPALAAQAFATIVAALIARMAPRINSLFLGAPITSILGLCALVIGGTAFVTAIAEIAWRTAIAPLAMRP, encoded by the coding sequence ATGTTCGCGACGCCGGCCTTTGCGATCGGGTTTGCGCGGGCAGCTGCATTCGCAGCGGCGATGCCGCTCGGGCGCGCGCGCTCCGTTCCGCGCGTCACTCGGGTCATCATCGCGGTGGCGCTCACGCCGCTCTTCGCGCAACACGTATCGCATGCTGACGCAAACGTCGAAGACGCAGCCTCGCTCGCGCGCGCCGCGTTGTCCAACGCCCTGCAAGGCGCCGCGGTGGGCCTATGCGCCACTATCGTCGCCGGCGCCGCCGCGGCGGCCGGAGCATTGTTCGACGCGGCCGTCGCGTCGCAGACACTCCCCGTCCGCGACGTATTCGGAGAGTCTGGGCCGATCGCCGGATTGAGCGCCACGCTGTTCGCTTGGTTCTTGATGGGATCCGGCGGCTTCGAGCGACTGGTCACCGCCTGCATATCCGGACCGGGCGGAACGCCGCACGTACAAACGGTCGCGCTGCTGGGATCAGCGTTTTTGCAGATCGCGCTTTCCGCCGGCGCACCGGCGCTCGCCGCGCAGGCGTTTGCCACGATCGTCGCCGCGCTCATCGCACGCATGGCGCCGCGCATCAACTCGCTCTTCCTCGGCGCGCCAATCACTTCGATCCTCGGTCTTTGCGCGCTCGTCATCGGGGGCACGGCTTTTGTGACGGCGATAGCCGAGATCGCGTGGCGCACAGCGATCGCGCCCCTAGCCATGCGCCCATGA